One window of Methanothermobacter tenebrarum genomic DNA carries:
- a CDS encoding DegT/DnrJ/EryC1/StrS family aminotransferase produces MIPIASPIIENDEIQEVVNVLRSGFLAQGPKVEEFEKAFANYTNSRHAVATSSGTSALHVALSAAGVGKGDEVITTPFSFAATSNAALYVGARPVFVDINPLTYNIDPEGIEDAITRDTKAIIVVHLYGQPAEMDHIKDIGEDHGLIVIEDAAQAHGALYHGRKVGSLGDIACFSFYPTKNITTGEGGMITTDDEDIARLARMIRSHGESERYEHVILGYNFRMTDIAAAIGIVQLKKLDKFNDRRIENAEYLTENLEALDYIKTPYVMDDVKHVFHQYTVRVENRERWIEYLRGEGIGVGVHYPRPIYRQPLYEDLGLVADCPEAEKASREVLSLPVHPSLTMDDLDRIIDAVENFPG; encoded by the coding sequence ATGATACCAATCGCAAGTCCAATAATAGAAAATGATGAAATCCAGGAAGTAGTAAATGTATTACGTTCAGGTTTCCTCGCCCAGGGCCCCAAGGTCGAGGAATTTGAAAAAGCATTCGCCAATTACACTAATAGTAGACATGCCGTGGCCACAAGCTCTGGTACAAGCGCATTACATGTTGCATTATCAGCGGCTGGTGTGGGTAAAGGTGATGAGGTTATAACAACACCTTTTAGTTTCGCCGCCACTTCAAACGCGGCCCTCTATGTTGGGGCCCGGCCAGTCTTTGTTGACATAAACCCCCTAACATACAACATAGACCCTGAAGGGATAGAGGATGCTATAACAAGGGATACCAAGGCTATAATAGTTGTCCACCTTTACGGGCAGCCAGCTGAAATGGACCATATCAAGGACATAGGTGAGGATCATGGACTCATAGTTATTGAGGATGCGGCCCAAGCACATGGAGCGTTATATCATGGCAGGAAGGTGGGTTCATTGGGTGATATTGCATGTTTCAGCTTCTATCCTACGAAGAATATCACCACAGGCGAGGGGGGGATGATCACAACTGATGATGAGGATATAGCCCGCCTGGCTAGGATGATAAGATCTCATGGTGAAAGTGAACGTTACGAGCATGTTATCCTAGGATACAATTTTAGGATGACTGATATAGCCGCTGCCATTGGGATAGTTCAACTTAAAAAACTTGACAAATTCAATGATAGAAGAATAGAAAATGCAGAATATCTAACAGAGAATCTTGAAGCTCTTGATTATATTAAGACACCATATGTTATGGATGATGTGAAGCATGTCTTTCACCAGTATACTGTAAGGGTTGAAAATAGGGAAAGATGGATAGAATATCTCCGAGGGGAGGGTATAGGGGTTGGAGTGCATTATCCAAGGCCAATCTATCGTCAACCATTATATGAGGATCTTGGTTTAGTGGCTGATTGTCCAGAGGCTGAGAAGGCCTCTAGGGAGGTCTTGTCATTGCCAGTCCATCCTAGCTTAACCATGGATGACCTTGATAGGATAATTGATGCGGTTGAGAATTTCCCAGGTTAG
- a CDS encoding tRNA (guanine(10)-N(2))-dimethyltransferase — protein MKTVKEGMVTIKIPSFDKVSSKAPVFYNPNMELNRDISVLAIQQFQKEKKSRIKIADIFAGSGIRGIRYHVEIGGVESVLANDINPLAVEFIEKNSKLNNAHVDITMEDANILLRKNRGVFDVVDIDPFGTPSPFIESAGYSLKKGSLLCVTATDTSSLCGTYKKPCIRKYNAVPLKTEYCHENGLRILAGFTSLTLAKYKKYIKVRLAYSSQHYMRLYLEIGKGAAKTDKSLKNNIGFIYHCHNCLSRSLEYGMLPILPLECPQCGGKTDFSGPLWIGELEDENFIKGMIRLLPEKRLNKKGETLKLLKLLEGESGMPPTFYDIHKICSKMGISAPPLKKIMEKLQEKGFKATRSHCKATGIKTNAPIIELKKSIKSIHNLTCHGCNNIVGPPHF, from the coding sequence ATGAAGACAGTCAAAGAGGGTATGGTAACAATCAAAATCCCCAGTTTCGATAAGGTTTCCTCCAAGGCCCCCGTATTCTATAATCCCAATATGGAGCTTAACAGGGACATTTCAGTCCTGGCAATTCAACAATTCCAAAAGGAGAAAAAATCCAGGATAAAAATAGCTGATATCTTCGCTGGTAGTGGTATAAGGGGTATAAGATATCATGTTGAAATAGGAGGAGTTGAAAGCGTCCTAGCCAATGACATAAACCCACTTGCAGTGGAATTCATAGAAAAGAATAGTAAACTCAACAACGCCCATGTTGACATAACAATGGAGGATGCCAACATCCTACTCCGGAAGAATAGGGGCGTGTTTGATGTCGTTGATATAGACCCCTTCGGCACGCCATCCCCATTTATAGAATCAGCCGGCTATTCCCTTAAAAAGGGCTCCCTGTTATGCGTCACGGCAACAGATACTTCCAGCCTCTGCGGCACATACAAAAAACCTTGTATAAGGAAATATAATGCAGTGCCCTTAAAGACAGAATATTGCCATGAAAATGGTCTGAGAATACTAGCAGGTTTCACAAGCCTAACCCTTGCAAAATATAAAAAATATATCAAGGTGAGGTTAGCTTATAGCAGCCAACATTATATGCGCCTTTACTTAGAAATTGGCAAAGGAGCGGCGAAGACAGACAAATCGCTCAAAAATAATATTGGATTCATCTATCATTGCCACAATTGCCTATCCCGAAGCCTAGAGTATGGTATGCTACCAATCCTGCCACTAGAGTGCCCCCAATGTGGTGGGAAAACAGATTTTAGCGGTCCACTTTGGATAGGAGAATTAGAGGATGAAAATTTCATCAAAGGAATGATAAGACTACTACCCGAGAAAAGGTTGAACAAAAAAGGAGAAACCCTAAAATTATTAAAACTTTTAGAAGGCGAGAGTGGGATGCCCCCAACATTCTATGATATCCATAAAATTTGCAGCAAAATGGGGATAAGCGCCCCACCCCTCAAAAAGATCATGGAAAAACTACAAGAAAAAGGTTTTAAGGCAACTCGGAGCCACTGCAAAGCTACCGGTATAAAAACCAACGCCCCAATAATTGAATTAAAAAAATCAATCAAATCTATTCATAATTTAACATGTCATGGGTGTAATAATATTGTAGGGCCCCCGCATTTTTAA
- a CDS encoding DUF4013 domain-containing protein gives MNIREIIGDAIKYPASNWRKLITLGVIFLLINTLPLLGGFLSAPPLILMVVSLILMLIPLFFVIGYTFRVLRTTIAGSDELPEFDRLGEMFIDGLKVSIVFIIYMIIPGLIMDIGPFIARANPTISSITGLVGIIVAIIFLLPLTIAIAHMAANGQFRAAFRIREVLDAISRIGWGKYIIWYIVVVIMVGIISFALKFIIT, from the coding sequence GTGAATATCCGCGAGATTATAGGCGACGCCATCAAGTACCCAGCATCGAATTGGAGGAAATTAATCACATTAGGTGTAATATTCCTACTCATAAACACACTTCCCCTATTGGGGGGATTTCTATCAGCACCTCCACTAATCTTAATGGTAGTCTCCCTGATCCTAATGTTAATCCCATTATTCTTTGTTATTGGATACACTTTCAGGGTACTCAGGACTACAATAGCAGGTTCTGATGAGCTTCCCGAGTTTGATAGGCTGGGGGAGATGTTCATTGACGGACTTAAAGTTTCAATCGTGTTTATAATCTATATGATAATACCGGGGCTGATCATGGATATCGGCCCCTTCATAGCCCGTGCAAACCCAACTATCAGCAGCATCACAGGATTAGTTGGGATTATAGTAGCCATAATATTCTTGTTACCTCTTACGATAGCAATAGCCCATATGGCGGCTAATGGCCAATTTAGAGCAGCGTTCAGAATTCGAGAAGTATTGGATGCCATATCAAGGATTGGATGGGGGAAATATATCATCTGGTATATTGTAGTTGTAATCATGGTTGGGATAATCAGCTTCGCATTAAAATTCATAATAACCTAG
- the mptA gene encoding GTP cyclohydrolase MptA codes for MICFPDTQEKIPTIPVHLTRVGVTGVKKLLKIERENKRPIILLPTFNAFVDLPSKQRGIHMSRNPEAISEVLEEVVERNVLELESLCAEIVNSLLKKHKYARRAEVSMESDFMFRKRSPITHKRSQEMTKIMADAVGYRDRDEVIIRKMIGAEVVGMTVCPCAQETIKETARQELRKFLDEEKIEKVLETVPIASHNQRGKGMIMIEVPEDHTIRGEDLIRIIEESMSSPVYELLKRPDENAVVIEAHSNPMFVEDCVRNMIHRIVKEFPHLPDDTLVTVRQINEESIHRHNAFAEKVATMGELKYEIEELNNQIGGQLDKTP; via the coding sequence ATGATCTGCTTCCCAGACACACAAGAAAAAATACCAACAATCCCCGTACACCTTACAAGAGTAGGGGTCACAGGGGTTAAGAAACTTCTCAAAATCGAAAGAGAAAACAAAAGACCAATAATACTCCTACCAACCTTCAACGCCTTCGTAGACCTGCCAAGCAAACAAAGAGGAATCCACATGTCAAGAAACCCCGAAGCCATCAGCGAAGTACTAGAAGAAGTGGTTGAAAGGAACGTCCTCGAACTAGAATCATTATGCGCAGAAATAGTTAACTCACTACTCAAAAAACACAAATATGCCAGGAGAGCCGAAGTCAGCATGGAAAGCGACTTCATGTTCAGGAAAAGATCCCCAATCACCCACAAAAGAAGCCAAGAAATGACAAAGATAATGGCAGATGCCGTTGGATACAGAGACCGGGACGAAGTCATAATAAGGAAGATGATAGGCGCCGAGGTAGTGGGCATGACAGTCTGCCCCTGCGCACAAGAAACAATAAAAGAAACAGCAAGACAAGAACTAAGAAAATTCCTAGACGAAGAAAAAATAGAAAAAGTCCTCGAAACAGTCCCCATAGCCTCACACAACCAGAGAGGAAAAGGCATGATCATGATAGAAGTCCCAGAAGATCACACAATAAGAGGCGAAGACCTGATAAGGATAATAGAAGAATCAATGAGCTCACCAGTCTATGAACTATTAAAAAGACCGGACGAAAACGCCGTAGTAATAGAAGCCCACAGTAACCCCATGTTCGTAGAAGACTGCGTCAGGAACATGATACACCGCATAGTTAAAGAATTCCCACACCTACCCGATGACACCCTTGTAACAGTAAGACAAATCAACGAGGAAAGCATACACCGCCATAACGCCTTCGCAGAAAAAGTTGCCACCATGGGAGAACTAAAATATGAAATAGAAGAACTAAACAACCAGATAGGTGGTCAACTTGATAAAACTCCATAG
- a CDS encoding Lrp/AsnC family transcriptional regulator yields MGDDMEDIVKIDEIDKKILHLLNEDGRMSYREISRKLGVSVGTVHNRVEKLMKNGVIKKFVPVIDHSKLGYKLTAIIGVRVKGGVLRNWEERTAYHKNVLAIYDVTGEFDAILIGKFRDTSELDKFIKGLLKENDVQRTYTQTVLNIVKEDMTSSKML; encoded by the coding sequence ATGGGTGATGATATGGAGGATATTGTTAAAATAGATGAGATAGACAAGAAGATACTCCATCTCCTTAATGAGGATGGGAGGATGTCCTATAGGGAGATTTCAAGGAAACTCGGAGTATCAGTGGGCACCGTCCACAATAGGGTGGAGAAGCTCATGAAAAATGGGGTGATAAAAAAATTCGTCCCTGTGATAGATCATTCAAAACTTGGCTACAAGTTGACGGCGATTATAGGTGTCAGAGTAAAAGGTGGAGTCTTGAGAAACTGGGAGGAGAGAACAGCATATCATAAGAACGTACTAGCGATCTATGATGTTACAGGAGAATTCGACGCCATATTAATAGGGAAATTCAGGGACACCAGCGAACTTGACAAGTTCATAAAGGGCCTCCTCAAGGAAAATGACGTTCAAAGAACATACACCCAGACGGTCTTAAATATTGTTAAAGAGGATATGACATCCTCCAAGATGCTATAA
- the cofG gene encoding 7,8-didemethyl-8-hydroxy-5-deazariboflavin synthase subunit CofG: MKPSKDDLKKYLECEGTQILDLMRKALEKQGKKTITYSKNVFIPVTRLCRNRCGYCTFHRDKTKTPILAPDDIMGRLKKAESYGCREALFTFGEAADQLEPVKDQLEKLGYDTMVEYIYHLCQETLKNTLLLPHTNMGILKFKDLKMLKEVNASMGLMLETSSPRLMKTIAHRESPGKDPKLRIKTIEDAGKLKIPFTTGLLIGIGETIEERAESLLKLRRIQDKYGHIQEIIIQNFRSKPGIPMEDHPEPTLLEMIKTVAASKILFPDVSIQVPPNLNRETNEFFLLAGADDLGGVSPLSKDYVNPEAPWPEIEELERITRSAGFTLKERLPVYPRFISEEYLSERVLEKVKVHLDTL; encoded by the coding sequence ATGAAACCCTCAAAGGACGACCTCAAAAAATACCTAGAATGTGAAGGCACCCAGATACTGGATCTAATGAGAAAAGCCCTAGAAAAACAAGGGAAAAAAACCATAACATATTCTAAGAATGTTTTCATACCAGTGACAAGACTTTGCAGAAACCGATGCGGCTACTGCACATTCCACAGAGACAAGACAAAAACGCCAATACTAGCACCCGATGACATCATGGGACGATTAAAAAAGGCAGAATCATATGGTTGCAGAGAAGCCCTATTCACATTCGGAGAAGCCGCAGACCAACTAGAACCCGTGAAGGATCAGCTCGAAAAACTAGGCTACGACACCATGGTAGAATATATCTACCATCTCTGCCAAGAAACCCTCAAAAATACACTACTTCTACCCCACACCAACATGGGCATACTAAAATTTAAAGATCTTAAAATGCTCAAGGAAGTTAACGCATCCATGGGCCTTATGCTAGAAACATCAAGTCCAAGACTCATGAAAACAATAGCCCACAGAGAAAGCCCAGGAAAAGACCCCAAGCTTAGGATCAAAACCATCGAAGACGCTGGTAAACTCAAAATACCATTCACAACAGGCCTCCTCATAGGTATAGGCGAGACAATAGAAGAAAGAGCAGAGTCTCTCCTAAAGTTAAGGAGGATACAGGACAAATATGGGCACATCCAAGAGATCATAATCCAAAATTTCAGGTCAAAACCTGGAATCCCCATGGAAGACCACCCAGAACCCACACTACTCGAGATGATAAAGACAGTGGCCGCCTCAAAGATACTCTTCCCTGATGTGAGCATACAAGTACCCCCAAACCTCAACAGGGAAACCAACGAATTCTTCCTTCTTGCAGGTGCGGATGACCTGGGTGGTGTTTCACCCCTAAGCAAAGACTATGTTAACCCGGAGGCCCCATGGCCCGAGATAGAGGAACTTGAAAGGATAACAAGAAGTGCAGGGTTTACATTGAAAGAGAGACTTCCAGTCTATCCAAGATTCATATCAGAGGAATATCTTAGTGAAAGGGTCCTTGAAAAGGTAAAAGTTCACCTAGATACACTATAA
- a CDS encoding histone deacetylase family protein, translating to MTSESYNVALLAAGGAIMASEIVSEDGGWAYSVARPPGHHATRDRAMGFCIFNNMAIAIEHLREKGSDHFLIIDFDVHYGNGTADIFYDDPNVMYISIHQDPKTLYPGTGFVEEMGAGDGMGYTLNIPMPPGSNTSDYIWILSRILEPVKDEFKPSMVFLEAGFDAHKDDPLANIRVDEEFYTWIGSYLKNERVVAVLEGGYNLEALANSNLKFVRSLMGLESPIEDGIRASDPVKSVFKRIRDKFSEYFKI from the coding sequence ATGACAAGTGAAAGTTACAATGTCGCGCTTCTAGCCGCTGGGGGCGCTATCATGGCATCAGAGATCGTCTCAGAGGATGGTGGATGGGCCTACTCGGTTGCAAGACCACCAGGACATCATGCCACCAGGGACAGGGCCATGGGCTTCTGCATATTTAATAATATGGCGATAGCCATAGAACATCTTAGAGAAAAGGGATCGGATCATTTCCTTATAATAGACTTTGACGTGCATTATGGCAATGGGACAGCCGACATATTTTATGATGACCCCAATGTAATGTATATTTCCATACACCAGGACCCGAAAACACTATACCCTGGCACGGGATTCGTAGAGGAGATGGGTGCCGGTGATGGTATGGGCTACACCCTGAATATTCCTATGCCACCCGGTTCAAATACCAGCGATTACATATGGATACTATCAAGGATACTGGAGCCTGTGAAGGATGAATTCAAGCCGAGTATGGTCTTCCTAGAGGCTGGTTTCGACGCCCACAAAGATGATCCCCTAGCTAATATTAGGGTTGATGAAGAATTTTATACTTGGATAGGATCATACTTAAAAAATGAAAGGGTGGTCGCAGTCCTTGAAGGAGGATATAACCTAGAGGCCCTTGCAAATTCAAATTTAAAATTTGTCAGATCACTAATGGGCCTTGAGAGTCCAATAGAGGATGGGATAAGAGCCTCAGATCCTGTGAAGAGTGTATTCAAGAGGATAAGGGATAAGTTTTCAGAATATTTCAAAATATGA
- a CDS encoding DUF2100 domain-containing protein, whose product MERMRIKQAEELIKKACIKQKKTMIREPEEGVINVKHFENALKELIRAEDYIYKSLPHHRLSREEAVGFSQHLLKAREKIDKILSDFKVLEMEDLKDKIRELSLDTLIITTKSDAKRVLAKKGIEAPHIIVTGAPLSVEDMKKINPRIPEKTLENIKKRIEHTKYDIERKIKKMGIKKVIVLAEPNPTSKLIAEKAKKLYNAKIILDNPKDITDNKLIKILSKQ is encoded by the coding sequence ATGGAAAGGATGCGGATAAAACAAGCAGAAGAACTCATAAAAAAAGCATGCATTAAACAAAAAAAGACCATGATAAGAGAACCAGAGGAGGGTGTAATCAACGTCAAACACTTCGAAAATGCCCTGAAAGAACTGATACGGGCTGAAGATTACATTTATAAAAGCTTACCCCATCATAGGCTCTCAAGGGAGGAAGCAGTTGGATTCAGCCAACACCTCCTCAAGGCCAGGGAGAAAATCGATAAAATACTCTCAGACTTCAAAGTATTAGAAATGGAAGACTTAAAGGATAAAATAAGAGAATTATCCCTGGATACGCTTATAATAACCACAAAAAGTGACGCGAAAAGAGTATTGGCTAAAAAGGGGATCGAGGCCCCACATATCATCGTTACCGGCGCCCCACTCTCAGTCGAAGACATGAAAAAAATAAACCCCAGAATCCCAGAAAAAACCCTAGAGAATATAAAAAAGAGGATAGAACACACAAAATATGATATAGAGCGTAAAATTAAAAAAATGGGCATAAAAAAGGTCATAGTATTAGCAGAACCCAATCCAACATCAAAACTCATCGCAGAAAAAGCCAAAAAACTCTACAATGCAAAAATCATCCTAGATAACCCAAAAGACATAACAGATAACAAACTCATCAAAATACTCTCAAAACAATAA
- a CDS encoding class I SAM-dependent methyltransferase has protein sequence MKWKQIGDIIVLNRNVENPEKYLKMKGVKTVVKIERIKGRIRRPEVKVLVGADTETTHKENKCLFKLDVATIMWSKGNTYERMRIPRLIEDGETIVDMFAGIGYFSIPIAVHANPKKVYAIEINPKAYHYLKENMKLNKVQDKIRPILGDSRIIAPKLSADRVLMGYVVNTHHYLDAALKCLKEGGILHYHETAPEKIKFKRPIKRVKKAAKPREVKILNKRIIKKYSPGVWHVVIDAKID, from the coding sequence ATGAAATGGAAACAAATAGGCGATATCATAGTATTGAACAGGAACGTGGAAAACCCTGAAAAGTATCTTAAAATGAAAGGCGTGAAGACTGTGGTTAAAATAGAGAGAATCAAGGGTAGAATTAGAAGACCAGAGGTTAAAGTCCTCGTAGGGGCGGATACGGAGACAACACACAAGGAAAACAAGTGCCTTTTCAAGTTGGATGTGGCAACTATCATGTGGTCAAAGGGCAACACCTATGAGCGGATGAGAATACCAAGACTCATAGAGGATGGTGAGACCATAGTCGACATGTTCGCGGGCATAGGCTACTTTTCAATACCAATAGCAGTTCATGCAAACCCAAAAAAAGTATATGCAATTGAAATAAACCCAAAGGCATACCACTACCTCAAAGAGAACATGAAATTGAACAAAGTCCAGGACAAGATCAGACCCATACTAGGAGATTCAAGGATCATAGCACCTAAACTATCCGCTGACAGAGTCTTGATGGGATATGTCGTTAACACACACCATTACCTTGACGCTGCACTCAAATGCCTAAAAGAAGGTGGGATACTACACTACCATGAAACAGCACCTGAAAAGATAAAATTCAAAAGGCCAATAAAAAGAGTGAAAAAGGCTGCGAAACCCCGAGAAGTCAAGATATTAAATAAGAGGATTATAAAAAAATATTCTCCAGGCGTTTGGCATGTTGTAATAGACGCTAAGATAGACTAA
- a CDS encoding DUF429 domain-containing protein: MIVGVDLAAKEKTGIAIISNREIETFEVSSDDEIIDATVNADLVLFDAPLSLPRGRCCLEMECECSRFGHFRKADLEIRKYGRVLPLTFPYMKMLTYRGIRLKETLESLNPNLLIIETHPGTAQKLINLYRISSIFRIKWDELSPHEFDATIAALTGYFYLKGEYKILGDPSEGAIILPEPL, from the coding sequence TTGATTGTTGGTGTCGATCTCGCAGCAAAAGAAAAAACTGGTATTGCCATAATATCCAACAGGGAAATTGAAACCTTTGAAGTATCATCTGATGATGAGATAATAGACGCGACCGTGAACGCTGATCTTGTCCTATTTGATGCTCCTCTTTCACTTCCAAGGGGAAGATGTTGCCTTGAAATGGAATGTGAATGCAGTAGATTTGGACATTTCAGAAAAGCCGACTTAGAGATCAGAAAATATGGGCGGGTTCTTCCCCTAACATTTCCCTATATGAAAATGTTAACATATAGAGGAATACGATTAAAAGAAACTTTAGAGTCATTAAACCCTAATTTACTTATAATAGAAACTCATCCAGGCACGGCACAAAAACTAATAAACTTATACAGGATATCCTCCATTTTCAGGATAAAATGGGATGAGCTAAGCCCCCATGAATTCGACGCTACCATAGCCGCCCTTACAGGCTATTTTTACCTTAAAGGAGAATATAAGATCCTCGGGGACCCATCTGAGGGTGCTATCATCCTCCCAGAACCATTATAG
- a CDS encoding DUF4013 domain-containing protein: protein MDIGEIIGDAVKYPISDWKKLLTLGILLLLGFVIIPAFLALGYVFRVLKATIAGFNELPEFDEWGEMLIDGLKVFVVTIAYMIIPLIIMLAGVFTGLYGYGLGVTDPTLLLQAGGGLVIIGVIVAIIFGLLLTIALAHMAFHDSDLGAAFRIREILDVISDIGWVDYIIWYIAVIIVGGIIGFIASLVIGVISGLMGLIAPVVGSAVNYILVMLFLQPYLNLFYYRALGLRYAYQ from the coding sequence GTGGATATTGGCGAAATTATAGGTGACGCCGTCAAGTACCCGATATCTGATTGGAAAAAGCTTTTAACACTTGGAATACTACTTTTGTTAGGTTTTGTGATAATCCCAGCGTTCTTGGCTCTCGGGTACGTTTTCAGGGTTCTTAAAGCCACAATAGCCGGCTTTAATGAGCTTCCAGAATTCGATGAATGGGGTGAAATGCTCATTGACGGACTTAAAGTCTTCGTAGTTACTATAGCCTATATGATAATACCACTGATAATCATGCTTGCTGGTGTTTTCACAGGATTATATGGATATGGTCTAGGCGTAACAGATCCAACATTGCTTCTACAAGCTGGTGGCGGCCTTGTGATAATAGGGGTCATCGTTGCCATAATATTCGGACTATTATTAACAATCGCATTAGCTCATATGGCATTCCATGACAGTGATCTTGGAGCAGCATTCCGAATCAGGGAAATACTTGATGTCATATCAGATATCGGATGGGTGGACTATATCATCTGGTACATCGCGGTTATTATCGTTGGTGGAATAATCGGCTTCATAGCATCATTGGTTATAGGCGTAATATCAGGTTTAATGGGATTAATAGCCCCAGTGGTTGGCTCAGCTGTCAATTACATACTAGTAATGCTCTTCTTGCAACCTTATCTTAACCTGTTCTATTACAGAGCTCTTGGCCTCCGATATGCCTATCAGTAA
- a CDS encoding CPBP family intramembrane glutamic endopeptidase, giving the protein MSARFCISCGRRLEDLAYDGPRFLFNAREGNNSLWRYILTIILTLGASSILVGIILGVFFGIILVLSHRTFDISILFNPFYLLIVAGLVFSVAYIFLYLSVRFLHNRSFRSLINTGREIDWRRMVKGALAWFLVISVLDIIYFILSPRSFKFSFEPQSFFLLAVIALIVFPIQASFEEVFFRGYLLQALGLLSKKPILVLIVNSLIFAGLHWWNGSNPVTSLSIVISAFIIGLMLGLITLADDGIELAVGIHIINNLYVSLIHNSPDSGIGNLPSLVVTPPSPYLSPIILIVAVLIVIFILFKDRREDILKVLR; this is encoded by the coding sequence GTGAGTGCCAGATTTTGCATTTCCTGCGGTAGAAGATTAGAAGATCTGGCCTATGATGGGCCCAGGTTTTTATTTAATGCTAGAGAGGGTAATAATAGTCTGTGGAGGTATATTCTAACTATAATATTAACCCTCGGAGCTTCCAGCATACTTGTGGGGATAATATTAGGTGTATTCTTTGGGATCATACTCGTTTTATCCCATAGGACATTTGATATTAGTATATTATTTAATCCATTTTATCTGCTTATAGTCGCCGGTTTGGTGTTCTCTGTAGCTTATATTTTCCTTTATTTATCTGTGAGGTTTTTGCATAATAGAAGCTTCAGATCCCTTATAAACACTGGTCGAGAAATTGACTGGAGGAGGATGGTGAAGGGGGCTCTTGCATGGTTTCTGGTAATCTCGGTCTTGGATATCATATATTTCATTTTAAGCCCGAGGTCTTTTAAATTTTCATTTGAACCACAAAGTTTCTTCTTATTAGCTGTGATAGCCCTTATTGTATTCCCAATACAAGCGTCCTTCGAAGAAGTTTTTTTCAGAGGATATCTTTTACAGGCACTCGGCCTCTTATCAAAGAAGCCCATCCTGGTTTTGATTGTGAATTCATTGATATTCGCCGGACTTCACTGGTGGAATGGGAGCAATCCAGTGACGAGCTTATCTATTGTGATAAGCGCCTTTATAATAGGTTTAATGTTAGGATTAATCACCCTTGCAGATGATGGTATAGAGTTGGCTGTGGGTATCCATATCATTAATAACCTTTATGTGAGTCTAATCCATAATTCACCTGACAGTGGAATCGGTAACCTACCATCTTTGGTGGTAACACCACCAAGCCCCTACCTTTCACCCATCATACTCATAGTGGCTGTCCTAATTGTAATATTCATATTATTCAAGGATAGGAGAGAAGATATCCTCAAAGTACTCAGGTGA
- a CDS encoding DUF2120 domain-containing protein, giving the protein MIKLHRLAGEIMTYLDAYEGSRPALDTAEILIVRGHSKKRIKADNMKKILDNLMEHLEAEEIDLLSDAGADLIGIMDEHIRKNVEVGADPDIAGVQRLKESLENMNFKVEYRLGITRKTGFFIVLYKDKSDMGPCFVEIVVSDIGE; this is encoded by the coding sequence TTGATAAAACTCCATAGACTCGCAGGCGAAATAATGACATACCTAGACGCCTATGAAGGCTCCAGACCAGCCCTGGATACGGCTGAAATCCTAATAGTAAGAGGACATTCAAAAAAGAGAATAAAAGCAGATAACATGAAAAAGATCCTCGACAACCTCATGGAACACCTCGAAGCAGAAGAAATAGACCTACTATCAGATGCCGGAGCAGACCTCATAGGTATAATGGACGAACATATAAGAAAAAACGTGGAAGTCGGAGCAGACCCAGACATAGCCGGAGTACAACGCCTAAAAGAATCCCTTGAAAACATGAACTTCAAAGTAGAATACCGCCTAGGAATCACAAGAAAAACAGGCTTCTTCATAGTATTATACAAAGACAAAAGCGACATGGGCCCCTGTTTTGTTGAAATCGTCGTCTCTGACATTGGTGAATGA